The following coding sequences are from one Anguilla anguilla isolate fAngAng1 chromosome 12, fAngAng1.pri, whole genome shotgun sequence window:
- the clasrp gene encoding CLK4-associating serine/arginine rich protein isoform X1, which produces MWQEARKHERKLRGMMVDYKRRGERRREYYEKIKKDPAQFLQVHGRAYKIHLDSAVALAAESPINMMPWQGDTSNMIDRFDVRAHLDYIPTYTPPLLNTVTPEQESEERKCNYERYRGLVQNDFASISEEQCLYQIYVDELYGGLQRPNEDEKKKLAEKKASIGYTYEDSTVTEADGQSDKGEDEDSENSESEEDEGIPDIDVEVDVDELNQEQVLDLNKMATPYGMAEGDFVRMLRKDKEEVEAIKHAKALEAEKAMYSGRRSRRQRREFREKRLKGRQISPPSYARRDSPTYDPYKRPQSESSSESRSRSRSPGHDKITFITSFGGSDEEGAPPAPAPPANASHAPSSNSQHHPAGHSRGSRRRRSSSSPSSSSSSSSSSRSSSRRSSSRSSSRSRRGRRRGGREGRYSRSRSRSRRSGSRSRARGGGAGGGARRRYGRSRSRSADRDRGRRYAPRRRTRSRSTSRLGDRFRRGGRGPGPRRGGSSSRSPSQSPPPSRSRSPSPAPRHGPPAALALCDKLRKPDTPGGKETGAAKPKMTPQEKLKLRMQKALNKQSKADKKAAQVKIQQQEYKRQEREGELRAMARKIRMNVTCSRERERREKERDEWERQYGRQSHSPSPTPKYSRDYSSSRRYVKSHCSQEPLNSACCVFTQSGVCVCVCV; this is translated from the exons ATGTGGCAGGAAGCCCGCAAACATGAGCGCAAGCTGCGCGGGATGATGGTGGACTACAAGCGCCGCGGCGAGCGCCGGCGCGAGTACTACGAGAAAATA AAAAAAGACCCAGCCCAGTTCCTGCAGGTTCATGGCCGGGCCTACAAAATCCACTTGGACTCAGCCGTGGCATTGGCTGCTGAGAGCCCCATCAACAT GATGCCATGGCAAGGAGACACCAGCAACATGATTGACAGGTTTGATGTGAGGGCACACCTTGACTACATCCCCACCTACACGCCTCCCCTCCTCAACACTGT GACGCCAGAGCAGGAGTCGGAGGAGAGGAAGTGTAACTACGAGCGCTACAGAGGCCTGGTGCAGAACGACTTTGCCAGCA TCTCGGAGGAGCAGTGCCTGTACCAGATATATGTGGACGAGCTCTACGGTGGCCTGCAGAGGCCAAATGAGGACGAGAAGAAGAA GCTCGCAGAAAAGAAGGCATCTATTGGCTACACGTATGAAGACAGTACCGTGACCGAGGCGGACGGGCAGTCTGACAAAGGGGAGGACGAGGACTCGGAGAACAGCGAATCGGAGGAGGATGAGGGAATCCCCGACATTG ACGTGGAGGTGGACGTGGATGAGCTGAACCAGGAACAGGTGCTGGACCTTAACAAGATGGCCACGCCGTACGGGATGGCCGAAGGAGACTTCGTCAG GATGCTGAGGAAGGACAAAGAGGAAGTTGAGGCTATAAAACATGCCAAGGCCCTGGAGGCGGAGAAAGCCATGTACTCG GGTCGACGGTCTCGCCGACAAAGGAGGGAATTTAGGGAGAAGAGACTGAAGGGACGGCAGATCAGCCCCCCCAG CTACGCCAGGAGAGACAGCCCGACCTACGACCCCTACAAGCG CCCCCAATCGGAATCAAGCTCAGAGTCCCGCTCCCGTTCCCGCTCCCCAGGACACGACAAGATCACCTTCATCACCAGTTTCGGGGGCAGTGACGAAGAGGgtgccccgcccgccccggccccgcctgCCAATGCCAGCCACGCCCCCAGCAGCAACTCCCAGCACCACCCCGCAGGTCATAGCAGGGGCTCCCG CAGACGCCGGTCCTCCTCCAGCCCTTCTtcgtcgtcgtcctcctcctcctcctcgcggTCCTCCTCCCGCCGGTCGTCCTCGCGCTCGTCCTCGCGCTCGCGCCGGGGCCGCcgccggggggggagggaagggcgCTACTCGCGCTCCCGCTCCCGGTCCCGCCGCTCCGGCTCCCGGTCCCGGGcacgagggggcggggccgggggcggggcccgccGCCGATACGGGCGCAGCCGCTCCAGATCTGCCGACAGAGACCGGGGCCGGCGCTACGCCCCCCGCAGGCGCACCAG GTCACGGTCCACTTCCCGGTTGGGCGATCGTTTCAGGCGTGGGGGTCGTGGGCCCGGCCCACGGCgggggggcagcagcagccGGAGCCCCTCCCAGTCCCCCCCGCCCAGCCGCTCCCGCtcgccctcccccgccccccggcacGGCCCTCCCGCTGCCCTGGCTCTCTGTGACAAGCTGAGAAA GCCTGATACTCCGGGCGGTAAAGAGACGGGAGCTGCCAAA CCCAAGATGACCCCCCAGGAGAAACTGAAGCTGCGGATGCAGAAAGCTCTCAACAAGCAAT CCAAGGCGGATAAGAAAGCCGCGCAGGTGAAGATCCAACAGCAGGAATACaagagacag GAGCGAGAGGGCGAGCTCCGAGCCATGGCACGCAAGATCCGCATGAA TGTTACATGTTCCAGGGAACGGGAGCGTCGTGAGAAGGAGAGGGACGAATGGGAAAGACAGTATGGGAGACAGAgccattccccctcccccactcccaaaTACA GTCGTGACTACAGTTCATCCAGAAGGTATGTGAAAAGCCACTGCTCACAAGAGCCCCTTAACtctgcctgctgtgtgtttacacagtctggtgtgtgtgtgtgtgtgtgt gtgtga
- the clasrp gene encoding CLK4-associating serine/arginine rich protein isoform X5 translates to MWQEARKHERKLRGMMVDYKRRGERRREYYEKIKKDPAQFLQVHGRAYKIHLDSAVALAAESPINMMPWQGDTSNMIDRFDVRAHLDYIPTYTPPLLNTVTPEQESEERKCNYERYRGLVQNDFASISEEQCLYQIYVDELYGGLQRPNEDEKKKLAEKKASIGYTYEDSTVTEADGQSDKGEDEDSENSESEEDEGIPDIDVEVDVDELNQEQVLDLNKMATPYGMAEGDFVRMLRKDKEEVEAIKHAKALEAEKAMYSGRRSRRQRREFREKRLKGRQISPPSYARRDSPTYDPYKRPQSESSSESRSRSRSPGHDKITFITSFGGSDEEGAPPAPAPPANASHAPSSNSQHHPAGHSRGSRRRRSSSSPSSSSSSSSSSRSSSRRSSSRSSSRSRRGRRRGGREGRYSRSRSRSRRSGSRSRARGGGAGGGARRRYGRSRSRSADRDRGRRYAPRRRTRSRSTSRLGDRFRRGGRGPGPRRGGSSSRSPSQSPPPSRSRSPSPAPRHGPPAALALCDKLRKPDTPGGKETGAAKPKMTPQEKLKLRMQKALNKQSKADKKAAQVKIQQQEYKRQEREGELRAMARKIRMKERERREKERDEWERQYGRQSHSPSPTPKYSRDYSSSRRRSRSRSRSPYYRY, encoded by the exons ATGTGGCAGGAAGCCCGCAAACATGAGCGCAAGCTGCGCGGGATGATGGTGGACTACAAGCGCCGCGGCGAGCGCCGGCGCGAGTACTACGAGAAAATA AAAAAAGACCCAGCCCAGTTCCTGCAGGTTCATGGCCGGGCCTACAAAATCCACTTGGACTCAGCCGTGGCATTGGCTGCTGAGAGCCCCATCAACAT GATGCCATGGCAAGGAGACACCAGCAACATGATTGACAGGTTTGATGTGAGGGCACACCTTGACTACATCCCCACCTACACGCCTCCCCTCCTCAACACTGT GACGCCAGAGCAGGAGTCGGAGGAGAGGAAGTGTAACTACGAGCGCTACAGAGGCCTGGTGCAGAACGACTTTGCCAGCA TCTCGGAGGAGCAGTGCCTGTACCAGATATATGTGGACGAGCTCTACGGTGGCCTGCAGAGGCCAAATGAGGACGAGAAGAAGAA GCTCGCAGAAAAGAAGGCATCTATTGGCTACACGTATGAAGACAGTACCGTGACCGAGGCGGACGGGCAGTCTGACAAAGGGGAGGACGAGGACTCGGAGAACAGCGAATCGGAGGAGGATGAGGGAATCCCCGACATTG ACGTGGAGGTGGACGTGGATGAGCTGAACCAGGAACAGGTGCTGGACCTTAACAAGATGGCCACGCCGTACGGGATGGCCGAAGGAGACTTCGTCAG GATGCTGAGGAAGGACAAAGAGGAAGTTGAGGCTATAAAACATGCCAAGGCCCTGGAGGCGGAGAAAGCCATGTACTCG GGTCGACGGTCTCGCCGACAAAGGAGGGAATTTAGGGAGAAGAGACTGAAGGGACGGCAGATCAGCCCCCCCAG CTACGCCAGGAGAGACAGCCCGACCTACGACCCCTACAAGCG CCCCCAATCGGAATCAAGCTCAGAGTCCCGCTCCCGTTCCCGCTCCCCAGGACACGACAAGATCACCTTCATCACCAGTTTCGGGGGCAGTGACGAAGAGGgtgccccgcccgccccggccccgcctgCCAATGCCAGCCACGCCCCCAGCAGCAACTCCCAGCACCACCCCGCAGGTCATAGCAGGGGCTCCCG CAGACGCCGGTCCTCCTCCAGCCCTTCTtcgtcgtcgtcctcctcctcctcctcgcggTCCTCCTCCCGCCGGTCGTCCTCGCGCTCGTCCTCGCGCTCGCGCCGGGGCCGCcgccggggggggagggaagggcgCTACTCGCGCTCCCGCTCCCGGTCCCGCCGCTCCGGCTCCCGGTCCCGGGcacgagggggcggggccgggggcggggcccgccGCCGATACGGGCGCAGCCGCTCCAGATCTGCCGACAGAGACCGGGGCCGGCGCTACGCCCCCCGCAGGCGCACCAG GTCACGGTCCACTTCCCGGTTGGGCGATCGTTTCAGGCGTGGGGGTCGTGGGCCCGGCCCACGGCgggggggcagcagcagccGGAGCCCCTCCCAGTCCCCCCCGCCCAGCCGCTCCCGCtcgccctcccccgccccccggcacGGCCCTCCCGCTGCCCTGGCTCTCTGTGACAAGCTGAGAAA GCCTGATACTCCGGGCGGTAAAGAGACGGGAGCTGCCAAA CCCAAGATGACCCCCCAGGAGAAACTGAAGCTGCGGATGCAGAAAGCTCTCAACAAGCAAT CCAAGGCGGATAAGAAAGCCGCGCAGGTGAAGATCCAACAGCAGGAATACaagagacag GAGCGAGAGGGCGAGCTCCGAGCCATGGCACGCAAGATCCGCATGAA GGAACGGGAGCGTCGTGAGAAGGAGAGGGACGAATGGGAAAGACAGTATGGGAGACAGAgccattccccctcccccactcccaaaTACA GTCGTGACTACAGTTCATCCAGAAG
- the clasrp gene encoding CLK4-associating serine/arginine rich protein isoform X2, with amino-acid sequence MWQEARKHERKLRGMMVDYKRRGERRREYYEKIKKDPAQFLQVHGRAYKIHLDSAVALAAESPINMMPWQGDTSNMIDRFDVRAHLDYIPTYTPPLLNTVTPEQESEERKCNYERYRGLVQNDFASISEEQCLYQIYVDELYGGLQRPNEDEKKKLAEKKASIGYTYEDSTVTEADGQSDKGEDEDSENSESEEDEGIPDIDVEVDVDELNQEQVLDLNKMATPYGMAEGDFVRMLRKDKEEVEAIKHAKALEAEKAMYSGRRSRRQRREFREKRLKGRQISPPSYARRDSPTYDPYKRPQSESSSESRSRSRSPGHDKITFITSFGGSDEEGAPPAPAPPANASHAPSSNSQHHPAGHSRGSRRRSSSSPSSSSSSSSSSRSSSRRSSSRSSSRSRRGRRRGGREGRYSRSRSRSRRSGSRSRARGGGAGGGARRRYGRSRSRSADRDRGRRYAPRRRTRSRSTSRLGDRFRRGGRGPGPRRGGSSSRSPSQSPPPSRSRSPSPAPRHGPPAALALCDKLRKPDTPGGKETGAAKPKMTPQEKLKLRMQKALNKQSKADKKAAQVKIQQQEYKRQEREGELRAMARKIRMNVTCSRERERREKERDEWERQYGRQSHSPSPTPKYSRDYSSSRRYVKSHCSQEPLNSACCVFTQSGVCVCVCV; translated from the exons ATGTGGCAGGAAGCCCGCAAACATGAGCGCAAGCTGCGCGGGATGATGGTGGACTACAAGCGCCGCGGCGAGCGCCGGCGCGAGTACTACGAGAAAATA AAAAAAGACCCAGCCCAGTTCCTGCAGGTTCATGGCCGGGCCTACAAAATCCACTTGGACTCAGCCGTGGCATTGGCTGCTGAGAGCCCCATCAACAT GATGCCATGGCAAGGAGACACCAGCAACATGATTGACAGGTTTGATGTGAGGGCACACCTTGACTACATCCCCACCTACACGCCTCCCCTCCTCAACACTGT GACGCCAGAGCAGGAGTCGGAGGAGAGGAAGTGTAACTACGAGCGCTACAGAGGCCTGGTGCAGAACGACTTTGCCAGCA TCTCGGAGGAGCAGTGCCTGTACCAGATATATGTGGACGAGCTCTACGGTGGCCTGCAGAGGCCAAATGAGGACGAGAAGAAGAA GCTCGCAGAAAAGAAGGCATCTATTGGCTACACGTATGAAGACAGTACCGTGACCGAGGCGGACGGGCAGTCTGACAAAGGGGAGGACGAGGACTCGGAGAACAGCGAATCGGAGGAGGATGAGGGAATCCCCGACATTG ACGTGGAGGTGGACGTGGATGAGCTGAACCAGGAACAGGTGCTGGACCTTAACAAGATGGCCACGCCGTACGGGATGGCCGAAGGAGACTTCGTCAG GATGCTGAGGAAGGACAAAGAGGAAGTTGAGGCTATAAAACATGCCAAGGCCCTGGAGGCGGAGAAAGCCATGTACTCG GGTCGACGGTCTCGCCGACAAAGGAGGGAATTTAGGGAGAAGAGACTGAAGGGACGGCAGATCAGCCCCCCCAG CTACGCCAGGAGAGACAGCCCGACCTACGACCCCTACAAGCG CCCCCAATCGGAATCAAGCTCAGAGTCCCGCTCCCGTTCCCGCTCCCCAGGACACGACAAGATCACCTTCATCACCAGTTTCGGGGGCAGTGACGAAGAGGgtgccccgcccgccccggccccgcctgCCAATGCCAGCCACGCCCCCAGCAGCAACTCCCAGCACCACCCCGCAGGTCATAGCAGGGGCTCCCG ACGCCGGTCCTCCTCCAGCCCTTCTtcgtcgtcgtcctcctcctcctcctcgcggTCCTCCTCCCGCCGGTCGTCCTCGCGCTCGTCCTCGCGCTCGCGCCGGGGCCGCcgccggggggggagggaagggcgCTACTCGCGCTCCCGCTCCCGGTCCCGCCGCTCCGGCTCCCGGTCCCGGGcacgagggggcggggccgggggcggggcccgccGCCGATACGGGCGCAGCCGCTCCAGATCTGCCGACAGAGACCGGGGCCGGCGCTACGCCCCCCGCAGGCGCACCAG GTCACGGTCCACTTCCCGGTTGGGCGATCGTTTCAGGCGTGGGGGTCGTGGGCCCGGCCCACGGCgggggggcagcagcagccGGAGCCCCTCCCAGTCCCCCCCGCCCAGCCGCTCCCGCtcgccctcccccgccccccggcacGGCCCTCCCGCTGCCCTGGCTCTCTGTGACAAGCTGAGAAA GCCTGATACTCCGGGCGGTAAAGAGACGGGAGCTGCCAAA CCCAAGATGACCCCCCAGGAGAAACTGAAGCTGCGGATGCAGAAAGCTCTCAACAAGCAAT CCAAGGCGGATAAGAAAGCCGCGCAGGTGAAGATCCAACAGCAGGAATACaagagacag GAGCGAGAGGGCGAGCTCCGAGCCATGGCACGCAAGATCCGCATGAA TGTTACATGTTCCAGGGAACGGGAGCGTCGTGAGAAGGAGAGGGACGAATGGGAAAGACAGTATGGGAGACAGAgccattccccctcccccactcccaaaTACA GTCGTGACTACAGTTCATCCAGAAGGTATGTGAAAAGCCACTGCTCACAAGAGCCCCTTAACtctgcctgctgtgtgtttacacagtctggtgtgtgtgtgtgtgtgtgt gtgtga
- the clasrp gene encoding CLK4-associating serine/arginine rich protein isoform X4, protein MWQEARKHERKLRGMMVDYKRRGERRREYYEKIKKDPAQFLQVHGRAYKIHLDSAVALAAESPINMMPWQGDTSNMIDRFDVRAHLDYIPTYTPPLLNTVTPEQESEERKCNYERYRGLVQNDFASISEEQCLYQIYVDELYGGLQRPNEDEKKKLAEKKASIGYTYEDSTVTEADGQSDKGEDEDSENSESEEDEGIPDIDVEVDVDELNQEQVLDLNKMATPYGMAEGDFVRMLRKDKEEVEAIKHAKALEAEKAMYSGRRSRRQRREFREKRLKGRQISPPSYARRDSPTYDPYKRPQSESSSESRSRSRSPGHDKITFITSFGGSDEEGAPPAPAPPANASHAPSSNSQHHPAGHSRGSRRRRSSSSPSSSSSSSSSSRSSSRRSSSRSSSRSRRGRRRGGREGRYSRSRSRSRRSGSRSRARGGGAGGGARRRYGRSRSRSADRDRGRRYAPRRRTRSRSTSRLGDRFRRGGRGPGPRRGGSSSRSPSQSPPPSRSRSPSPAPRHGPPAALALCDKLRKPDTPGGKETGAAKPKMTPQEKLKLRMQKALNKQSKADKKAAQVKIQQQEYKRQEREGELRAMARKIRMNVTCSRERERREKERDEWERQYGRQSHSPSPTPKYSRDYSSSRRRSRSRSRSPYYRY, encoded by the exons ATGTGGCAGGAAGCCCGCAAACATGAGCGCAAGCTGCGCGGGATGATGGTGGACTACAAGCGCCGCGGCGAGCGCCGGCGCGAGTACTACGAGAAAATA AAAAAAGACCCAGCCCAGTTCCTGCAGGTTCATGGCCGGGCCTACAAAATCCACTTGGACTCAGCCGTGGCATTGGCTGCTGAGAGCCCCATCAACAT GATGCCATGGCAAGGAGACACCAGCAACATGATTGACAGGTTTGATGTGAGGGCACACCTTGACTACATCCCCACCTACACGCCTCCCCTCCTCAACACTGT GACGCCAGAGCAGGAGTCGGAGGAGAGGAAGTGTAACTACGAGCGCTACAGAGGCCTGGTGCAGAACGACTTTGCCAGCA TCTCGGAGGAGCAGTGCCTGTACCAGATATATGTGGACGAGCTCTACGGTGGCCTGCAGAGGCCAAATGAGGACGAGAAGAAGAA GCTCGCAGAAAAGAAGGCATCTATTGGCTACACGTATGAAGACAGTACCGTGACCGAGGCGGACGGGCAGTCTGACAAAGGGGAGGACGAGGACTCGGAGAACAGCGAATCGGAGGAGGATGAGGGAATCCCCGACATTG ACGTGGAGGTGGACGTGGATGAGCTGAACCAGGAACAGGTGCTGGACCTTAACAAGATGGCCACGCCGTACGGGATGGCCGAAGGAGACTTCGTCAG GATGCTGAGGAAGGACAAAGAGGAAGTTGAGGCTATAAAACATGCCAAGGCCCTGGAGGCGGAGAAAGCCATGTACTCG GGTCGACGGTCTCGCCGACAAAGGAGGGAATTTAGGGAGAAGAGACTGAAGGGACGGCAGATCAGCCCCCCCAG CTACGCCAGGAGAGACAGCCCGACCTACGACCCCTACAAGCG CCCCCAATCGGAATCAAGCTCAGAGTCCCGCTCCCGTTCCCGCTCCCCAGGACACGACAAGATCACCTTCATCACCAGTTTCGGGGGCAGTGACGAAGAGGgtgccccgcccgccccggccccgcctgCCAATGCCAGCCACGCCCCCAGCAGCAACTCCCAGCACCACCCCGCAGGTCATAGCAGGGGCTCCCG CAGACGCCGGTCCTCCTCCAGCCCTTCTtcgtcgtcgtcctcctcctcctcctcgcggTCCTCCTCCCGCCGGTCGTCCTCGCGCTCGTCCTCGCGCTCGCGCCGGGGCCGCcgccggggggggagggaagggcgCTACTCGCGCTCCCGCTCCCGGTCCCGCCGCTCCGGCTCCCGGTCCCGGGcacgagggggcggggccgggggcggggcccgccGCCGATACGGGCGCAGCCGCTCCAGATCTGCCGACAGAGACCGGGGCCGGCGCTACGCCCCCCGCAGGCGCACCAG GTCACGGTCCACTTCCCGGTTGGGCGATCGTTTCAGGCGTGGGGGTCGTGGGCCCGGCCCACGGCgggggggcagcagcagccGGAGCCCCTCCCAGTCCCCCCCGCCCAGCCGCTCCCGCtcgccctcccccgccccccggcacGGCCCTCCCGCTGCCCTGGCTCTCTGTGACAAGCTGAGAAA GCCTGATACTCCGGGCGGTAAAGAGACGGGAGCTGCCAAA CCCAAGATGACCCCCCAGGAGAAACTGAAGCTGCGGATGCAGAAAGCTCTCAACAAGCAAT CCAAGGCGGATAAGAAAGCCGCGCAGGTGAAGATCCAACAGCAGGAATACaagagacag GAGCGAGAGGGCGAGCTCCGAGCCATGGCACGCAAGATCCGCATGAA TGTTACATGTTCCAGGGAACGGGAGCGTCGTGAGAAGGAGAGGGACGAATGGGAAAGACAGTATGGGAGACAGAgccattccccctcccccactcccaaaTACA GTCGTGACTACAGTTCATCCAGAAG
- the clasrp gene encoding CLK4-associating serine/arginine rich protein isoform X6: MWQEARKHERKLRGMMVDYKRRGERRREYYEKIKKDPAQFLQVHGRAYKIHLDSAVALAAESPINMMPWQGDTSNMIDRFDVRAHLDYIPTYTPPLLNTVTPEQESEERKCNYERYRGLVQNDFASISEEQCLYQIYVDELYGGLQRPNEDEKKKLAEKKASIGYTYEDSTVTEADGQSDKGEDEDSENSESEEDEGIPDIDVEVDVDELNQEQVLDLNKMATPYGMAEGDFVRMLRKDKEEVEAIKHAKALEAEKAMYSGRRSRRQRREFREKRLKGRQISPPSYARRDSPTYDPYKRPQSESSSESRSRSRSPGHDKITFITSFGGSDEEGAPPAPAPPANASHAPSSNSQHHPAGHSRGSRRRSSSSPSSSSSSSSSSRSSSRRSSSRSSSRSRRGRRRGGREGRYSRSRSRSRRSGSRSRARGGGAGGGARRRYGRSRSRSADRDRGRRYAPRRRTRSRSTSRLGDRFRRGGRGPGPRRGGSSSRSPSQSPPPSRSRSPSPAPRHGPPAALALCDKLRKPDTPGGKETGAAKPKMTPQEKLKLRMQKALNKQSKADKKAAQVKIQQQEYKRQEREGELRAMARKIRMKERERREKERDEWERQYGRQSHSPSPTPKYSRDYSSSRRRSRSRSRSPYYRY; the protein is encoded by the exons ATGTGGCAGGAAGCCCGCAAACATGAGCGCAAGCTGCGCGGGATGATGGTGGACTACAAGCGCCGCGGCGAGCGCCGGCGCGAGTACTACGAGAAAATA AAAAAAGACCCAGCCCAGTTCCTGCAGGTTCATGGCCGGGCCTACAAAATCCACTTGGACTCAGCCGTGGCATTGGCTGCTGAGAGCCCCATCAACAT GATGCCATGGCAAGGAGACACCAGCAACATGATTGACAGGTTTGATGTGAGGGCACACCTTGACTACATCCCCACCTACACGCCTCCCCTCCTCAACACTGT GACGCCAGAGCAGGAGTCGGAGGAGAGGAAGTGTAACTACGAGCGCTACAGAGGCCTGGTGCAGAACGACTTTGCCAGCA TCTCGGAGGAGCAGTGCCTGTACCAGATATATGTGGACGAGCTCTACGGTGGCCTGCAGAGGCCAAATGAGGACGAGAAGAAGAA GCTCGCAGAAAAGAAGGCATCTATTGGCTACACGTATGAAGACAGTACCGTGACCGAGGCGGACGGGCAGTCTGACAAAGGGGAGGACGAGGACTCGGAGAACAGCGAATCGGAGGAGGATGAGGGAATCCCCGACATTG ACGTGGAGGTGGACGTGGATGAGCTGAACCAGGAACAGGTGCTGGACCTTAACAAGATGGCCACGCCGTACGGGATGGCCGAAGGAGACTTCGTCAG GATGCTGAGGAAGGACAAAGAGGAAGTTGAGGCTATAAAACATGCCAAGGCCCTGGAGGCGGAGAAAGCCATGTACTCG GGTCGACGGTCTCGCCGACAAAGGAGGGAATTTAGGGAGAAGAGACTGAAGGGACGGCAGATCAGCCCCCCCAG CTACGCCAGGAGAGACAGCCCGACCTACGACCCCTACAAGCG CCCCCAATCGGAATCAAGCTCAGAGTCCCGCTCCCGTTCCCGCTCCCCAGGACACGACAAGATCACCTTCATCACCAGTTTCGGGGGCAGTGACGAAGAGGgtgccccgcccgccccggccccgcctgCCAATGCCAGCCACGCCCCCAGCAGCAACTCCCAGCACCACCCCGCAGGTCATAGCAGGGGCTCCCG ACGCCGGTCCTCCTCCAGCCCTTCTtcgtcgtcgtcctcctcctcctcctcgcggTCCTCCTCCCGCCGGTCGTCCTCGCGCTCGTCCTCGCGCTCGCGCCGGGGCCGCcgccggggggggagggaagggcgCTACTCGCGCTCCCGCTCCCGGTCCCGCCGCTCCGGCTCCCGGTCCCGGGcacgagggggcggggccgggggcggggcccgccGCCGATACGGGCGCAGCCGCTCCAGATCTGCCGACAGAGACCGGGGCCGGCGCTACGCCCCCCGCAGGCGCACCAG GTCACGGTCCACTTCCCGGTTGGGCGATCGTTTCAGGCGTGGGGGTCGTGGGCCCGGCCCACGGCgggggggcagcagcagccGGAGCCCCTCCCAGTCCCCCCCGCCCAGCCGCTCCCGCtcgccctcccccgccccccggcacGGCCCTCCCGCTGCCCTGGCTCTCTGTGACAAGCTGAGAAA GCCTGATACTCCGGGCGGTAAAGAGACGGGAGCTGCCAAA CCCAAGATGACCCCCCAGGAGAAACTGAAGCTGCGGATGCAGAAAGCTCTCAACAAGCAAT CCAAGGCGGATAAGAAAGCCGCGCAGGTGAAGATCCAACAGCAGGAATACaagagacag GAGCGAGAGGGCGAGCTCCGAGCCATGGCACGCAAGATCCGCATGAA GGAACGGGAGCGTCGTGAGAAGGAGAGGGACGAATGGGAAAGACAGTATGGGAGACAGAgccattccccctcccccactcccaaaTACA GTCGTGACTACAGTTCATCCAGAAG